In the genome of Salana multivorans, the window CCGCAGGCCGAGCTTGTCCAGCGGCTCCTTCGTGATGCCCGGGAGGGACATGTCGACGAACCACTCGGTGTACTGGCTCATGTCCTCGGCGTTGCGGGCCATGATGACGAGCTGGTCGACGCCGAGCGATGACGTGATGAACGTCTTGTGCCCGCTCAGGTACACCTTCCCGTCGCGGCGGGTGTAGGTCGTCGCCATGTCGTTGAAGCTCGAGCCGGCGCCCGGCTCCGTCATCGCGAAGTTCCAGATCTGCTTGCCCGTGCCGACGTAGGACAGGATCTTCTCCTGCTGCTCCGGCGTTCCGACGTGCAGGACGGAGGACAGCGTCGGGAGCTGGTAGAGCACGTACGTCGGGGCGCCCCAGCGGCCCAGCTCCTCCCAGACCGCGGCGATCGTGCCCCAGCCCGCGTCGAGCCCGCCGGCCGACTCCGGCAGGAGGATCGTGTCGACGCCGATCTCGCACAGCGCCTCGACCCAGCGCTGCGGGTAGGTGTGGGCGGCGTCGCACTCGGCGAAGTAGGCCTCCCAGTTCTCGCGCGACATGAGCTCGCGGATGGCCTGGACCATGAGCTGCTGGTCCTCGGTGAGGCTGAAGTCCATCGGTATCGATCCTTCGTTCGGTCTGGTCGTGAGGTGTGGGCCGGATGGCCGGGCTGGTCCGGGCGGGCGGGTCAGGACGGGAGGCTGGCGGCGCGCGGGTCGTCGGTCGCGCCCTCGGTGGCGTCCCCGGCGAGGTGCGCGCGGTAGGCGCGGTAGAAGTCGGCGCCGTCCGTGAGCGCCTGGAGCGCCTCCGGGAGCACGCGCGAGTGGTGGAGGAACCCGTGCAGCACGCCGTCGTAGACGCGCAGCTCGTGGGCCGTCCCCACCTCGGCGAGGACCCGGTCCAGCAGGACCGAGTCGTCGATCAGCGGGTCGAGCTCCGCCGCGGCGACGAAGCAGGCGCCGAGGCCGGACAGGTCGCTCGCCAGCAGGTCGAGGTACGGCGAGGCGAGGTCGTCCGGTCCACCGGTGTAGGCGTCGAGGTAGTACGCGAGGTCCTCGCGGGTCAGCCCGTCCCACGGGCCGCCGTAGAGGCGGCGCGACGCGGAGTCGGCCAGGCCGTACATGCCGTAGTAGAGGAGGAGCTGCTCGATCGCCGGACCGCCGGTGTCCCGCAGCCAGGTGGCCGTCGCGAGCGCCAGCATCGCCCCGCCGGAGTCGCCGGCGAGCGAGATCGTCCCGTCGAGACCGAGGTCGTCGGCGCGCTCGGCCAGCCACGCCACGACCGCGCCGGCCTCGTGGATGGCCCGGGGGAACTTCGCCTCGGGCGAGAGCGTGTAGTCGACGCCGACCACGACGGCACCCGAGCGCTCGGCGAGCGTGCGCATGATCCGGTCGTGCGTGTCGAGGTTCCCGAGGACGAAGCCCCCGCCGTGCAGGTAGACCAGGCAGCCTCGACGTCCCGGGCCGGGCCGGTGGACCCGGACGGCGACGGGGCCGGCGGGGCCGGGCACCACGTCGTCGTCCGTGCGGTCCATGACCGGGCCGCCCTCGTTCCAGAAGGCGCGCTCGACGGTGTACCGCTCGCGCATCGTGGCGAGCGGGGCGTCCGTCGCGAACGCGTCTCCCGCGAGCCGCTCCTGGATCGCCAGCGCCTCGAGCTGACGCGGCGAGGTGCGGGCGAGGACGTCGAGGACCGCCATGATCAGGCGACCCCGACCGCTTCGGTCGAACCGGTGGCGGCGAGCTCGGCCGCCTCGGCGGCGATCCGCTCCGACTCCTCGTACGCCGCGTCGAGCCGGGCCCGGTTCGCCTTGACGTAGGCGGACAGGCCGAGGGCGCACACGGCGGCGATCGCGGCGATCGCGGCGAGGATCCAGAAGATCGTCGGGTAGGCCGTCGTCACGTCGCCGGCGGCCTCGGCCCTGTCGAGGAACGAGCCGAGCCAGATCGAGGAGAACGTGTCGGGCAGGAAGCCGATGACGGACAGCACGCCGGTCGCGGCACCGAACGCGGCGAGCGGGACCTTGCCCTCCGTGAACATGCCCGAGACGATCCCGAACACGCCGTTGGAGATGAACCCGAGCGCGATCGCGAGGCCGGCCAGCGTCACGATGATGCCGGAGGACTGCGGGAGGATCGCGACGATGCCGAACGTGACGGCCGCGACGGCGCAGCCGATCCAGATGACGAGCGAGGACTTGCCGGCCTTGTGGGTCAGGAAGCCGAAGATCGGGCCGGCCAGGAGCGTGATGCCGTAGGTGCGCACGACGCTCACCATGTTCGTGACGTTGGCGTCGGCGCCGAGGGCCGTCATGTAGGGAGCCGTGTAGGACGTGCAGGTGTAGAAGAAGTAGACGAAGAACAGCGTCACCGAGGTCAGCAGGACGACCGGGTTGCGCAGGGCGGCGACGGCGTCGCCCATGACGGCCTTGACGCTGCTCGCTCCGCTGCCGGCCGGGGCGACCTCGCCCTCGAACCACGGGATGAAGACGAGCGAGAGCACGCCGAGCGTCGCGATGAGGATGCCGATGACGACGAGGAAGACCTGGAAGGCGCGGGCCGGGTCGGCGGAGAAGGCCCCGAGGACCGTGGTGCCGATGACGCCGATGAGCAGGCCGGCGACGCCGTAGAAGCCGTAGCTGATCCCGATGTTGCGGGAGTACTCCTCCTCCTCGGAGACGAGCCGCACCAGCTTGTAGCGCACGCCCCACCACAGGAGGATCGTCGAGAAGCCCATGCCGACGAAGACCAGCATGAGGATCGTGAAGGACGGGAGCATCGCGTACAGGAACGTGAGGATCGCCGTGAGGAAGAAGCCCGTCGCGGACAGGGTCCGCATGCGCATCCGGTCGGCGATGAGCCCGGAGAACAGGTAGACCGCGACCGCGGTCCATGCGTAGGCGCTCATCAGCTGCCCCACCTGGACGTTCGTGATGTTCAGCGCCTGGAGCTGCGCATCGTAGAACGTGTTCTTCAGGTATGCGGGGGCGTAGATCGTCGAGCTGCCCATGCTGACGAGGATCAGCACGATCCATCGTCGCGCGGCACCGAGCTCCCGCGCGCTCTTTTCCACTCTGGCGCTCTTGGCCATCGTCTTCCTCCTGGTGCCGCCGAACCCACGCCGACGAGCACCGCGGCAACCATCGCAACGCGGCCGTCGGGCGACCTGGGACTTGTTGTCCCGGGACGGGGCACTGGGTAACGGTCGGGGAGGAAGTGAGTAACCGGCCGCCAGGCAGTGGTGTGCGCCACATCCCGGGTTGGGTGCCGGATCGGCCGAGCCCGCCGGGTCGGGAGCCGCCCGGAGCGGCCACAGGTCCCGAGCTTCCACGCGTCCGGGCCGATACGTTCGAGGGGTGGACGCACCGGAGCTGTACGCCGACGAGATCGAGCAGACCCTTGGCTACCTCCACGACGGCACCACCGTGACGCTGGTCGGCCCCCTGTCCTCCGGGCGCTCGACGGTGCTGCGCCGGATCGCCGAGCGCCTGACCCGGGAGGGCACGCGGGTGGTCCGGATCGACGGCGTCCGCGCGCTCGCCGACCGGCCGCTGGGCGCCCTCTCGGTGGCCGGCGTGGCCCCCGGCCCTGGGTCGCTCCAGGGCCTGTCCTCCGCGGTCGAGCTGCTCCTGTCCCTCCTGGAGGAGGGACCCGGCGTCGTCCTGGTCGACGATGCCGACGACCTCGACCCCGCGACGGCCGGCGTCATCGTCGCCGCCTGCACCCGCGCCGGGATCCCGGCCGTCATGTCCCGCCGCCCGCTCGCGCGGCGCGCGTCCGGCCCCGGGGGCAGCGCCGACGGTCTCGTCGGTGGGCCGCCCCACCTGCAGCTTCGTCCGGCCGCGAGCGTGACGCTCGGCCCGCTGTCCTTCGACCGCGTCCACCGGCTGGTCCACGACACGCTCAACGCCCCCGTCGACCCCGACGCCGTCGCCCAGATCGCGGCGTGGTCGGGCGGGCTGCCGGGCCTCGTCGTGGCGATCGTCGACGCGGCGCGCCGCGGCAAGCGACTCCTGCCGCGGCGCGGGTTCTGGACCTTCCGCGACGAGCTGTGGACGCCGGCCCTCGCGCAGGCGGTCGAGCCCTACCTGGCCGACCTCGGCGAGGAGATGGTCGACGCGCTGACGCTGCTCGCGCTGCGTCCCCAGCTCCCGCTGGAGGTGGCGCGCCGGCACATCCACGCGCGCACCCTGACCCAGCTCGACGACCTCGGGCTGGTGCAGGTGCTGACCGACGGCGAGCGCGCGGGGCTCGGGATCTTCCCGCCCCTCATCGCCGAGTACCTGCGGCACGAGGGGGCGCTCACGCGGCACCTGCTCGCCGTCGAGACGCTCGGTCCGGGTGCCGGTCCCGACGCCGGCGTTGGGGTGGGTCCCGGCAGCGACCGCGACCCCGACGGCTCCGCCGTCCTCCTGCTCGACGACGGGGCCTGCACGAGCGCCATCTACTCGCGGACGGTGCACGCGCACTGGACCGACCAGCTCCGCGCGCAGCGGCGCGCCTGGGAGGAGAGCCCGACGCCGGAGCACGCAGCGACCGTGCTCGAGACGATGCTGACGCTGCGCTCACGTCCCCACGACGTGCGCCGGGTCATCGACGGCACCCGGACCGGGTCCGGCGTCGTCGACGGCATCGGACCCGCCGGGCCGAGCGGCGCCGCCGGCTCCGCGACCACCTGCGCCGCGGGCTGGGCCGCCGTGTACGAGGCGATGCTGACGCAGTCGGTCGACGTGGGCCGCGAGGCCCTCGCGGCCGCCCGCGGCCTCGCCCCCGGTGCCGCGGGCGCGCTGCGCGCGTTCGACGCCTACCTCACCCTCCAGCTCGAGGCCGTCCCCGACCCCGACGCGCTCGTCCCCGGCGCGGACGACGACGACCTCGCCCGGGACCTGCTCACGGTCGTGCGGGCGGAGTCCCTGGTGGCGGCCGGGCGGGCCGAGGAGGCGCTCGCGACGCTCGACGGCTTCCGCCCCCGTCATCGCACCGTCGCGCTCGGCGCGGACCTCGCCACGGGGCTCGCGCTGGTCTACCTGTGCCGGTTCGACGAGGCGCTCGACCGCGCGCGGCGGCGGCTGCGGCAGGCCCGCACGGCGCTCGACGTCGGCGCCGTCTCCGTCCACAGCTACGTCGCCGGGCTCGCGCTCGCGTTCCAGGGCCGGGCGGTCGAGCTCGAGGCGGTCGCCAGCGCGAGCCTCGCCCTCACCGGGGGGTCGGCGCACCAGCCGGCCATCGACGTCGGGATCGCCGCACTGGCGACCGAGGCGGCGCGCTGGCAGAACCGGCACGACTACGCCGAGTCGCTTGCGGCGCAGTCCGTCGGGCTGCCCCCGGCACCCGGCGCGCACCCCTATCTCGTGCCCGAGGCGATCGCGCGGCTAGTCGAGGACGGGGCACGACCGGCGGACGCGCTGTGGGACCTGGCCGAGGAGCGGCTGGAGCACGGGTACGTCGCGTCGGGCGTCGTCGTCGGCGTCGCATCGATCGAGCGCCGGGCCGACCCAGCCCGCGCGCGACGCATCGCGGAGGCAGCCGCGGGCAGCGGCGCGCCGCTGCTGCGGCACCTCGCCGACTACGCGCGGACGCTCGCGACGGACCCGGCCGGTCTCGCCGCGCTGGAGCCGCGGCTGCGCGCGGCCGGGATGCGGTTGCACGCGGTGCGGGCCGCCGTCTCCTGCGCGATGGAGCTGCTGAGCGAGGGCGACCGGGAGGCAGCGATCGAGCGCGCCGACGAGGCGTGGAGCAGGGCGGGGCTGCGCGGTCGGGACCTGTGCGGGCTGTTCCGCCCGTTCGACCGGGCCGTCAGCCTGTCGGGCCGCGAGCGCCAGATCGCGGTGCTCGTGGCACAGGGGATGTCCTCGCCGGAGATCGCGACGCGGCTCGTGCTGAGCGTGCGGACGGTCGACAACCACGTGTTCTCCGCCTGCCGCAAGCTCGGCCTCGACAGCCGTGACCGCCTCGCCAAGGTGGCCCGCACCTGGCTGTCCTGCCAGGCGTTCTAGCGTCGCCGGCCGGGCGTCACTCCCAGCGCCAGGAGTCGATCACCTCGGTGAGGGCGGCGTGCGCTGCGTCGCCCCACTCGTACGGGGAGCTGGCGACGGGATTGACGATCCGCCCGCCGACGTCGATGCAGTACATCTCGACGTACCGGCCCTCCGGGCTGGCGAAGCTGCCGCCCCCGGCCGGCAGACCGTCGAGCTGGATCTCGGGGAGCGCCTCGACGGTCCCGTCCGGGCTCCAGATCTGCACCACGTCGAGCTCACGCATGCACCGGTCCGTCGCGTCGCTCGCGCCGTACCAGGCGAGCTCGTAGACCACGAGGTCGACCGTCCCGTCGGAGGTCCGGACGATCGCGCCGTCGCCGCCCTCCGTTTCGAAGCCGTCGGGCAGTGCGAACGAGAACCACTCCGGCAGGACGACGCGGCCGTCCACCACGTCGAACGGCTGGTCGGCCGACGCGCTCGGGTCCCCCGTCGGGTCCGCGCTCGGATCCCCCGTCGCCTCGGGTGAGGCGCCCGTCGAATCGGGCGACGAGGCCGGGGACGAGGTCGCGGGGGCAGGTGTCGAGGCCGGCGCCGGGGACGCCACCGGGTCCGGCCCGGCGGGGCCGGGACGCATCACGAGGAGGATGACGACGAGCGCCATGACGACGACGAGGGCCGCCACCGCCACGGCGCCGATGACGAGACCACGGCCCGTGCCGGAGCCGCTTCCCGTCGACGGTCCCGTCCGGTACGGGCTGACGGGCACGCCGACCGGCGGCCCCGCCGGCGCGTCTCCCGGGACCGGCGCACCAGGCGCACCGGGTCCAGACGCACCGGGCGCGCCCGTCGCTCCGGGCACCCCCGGAAGGCGGCTCGGGCCCTGAGCACCCCACCAGTCGACCGGGTCCCGCTCGTCCTCGCTCATCGCTTCCTCCCAGCTCTCCCGTTCGGGCGAACCGGACAGCATGCCACACCGGGGCGCGCTCCCGCCGCTCGCGGCCCCGGGGGGCGAGCCACGAACGGCGGGAGCCGGCCAGCGCAGACCGGAGCGGGCGAGCTCAGGCCTCCTGGAGTGCCGTCGCCGCCACCTCGGCGACGGCGGCGTCCGTCACGCTCCCGGCCGGACCGACGAGCTGGACGCCCGTGTCCTCGGCCGGGGCGAACGACAGCATGCTGAGCGCGATGCGCCCGCCGTCGGCGAACACCTCCACCGTCGCGCGGTCGACCAGGATCTCCAGGTCCACCGGTCCCCCGCGCCACGGCGCGCGGGCGAGCGCGAGCGTGCCGTCACCCGGGCAGCCGGAGCTGCCGCGGTCGACCCTGATCTCGGTCGGCGTCACGAGGACGTCGACCCCGCGCGAGGCGTCGGCCGAGCACTTGACGCGGACGCCGGCACCCTCCGGCGCCGGGGTCACGCGCGCGAGGACCGACGCCGCCGCCGGCGCCGCCTGGACCGCGTCACCCGCGGCGAGGGGCTCGTAGGCGCCCGCCAGCTCGCGCAGCGGGCGCGAGATCAGCTCGTACCCGCGGTCCGTCCGCACGAGCGTGAGCTCGCGGACGACGGAGTCGATGCCGTTGTAGCCGCTCTCGGTCCAGGTCGGCGGGTGGGCCATCGAGAACGACGCCTCGAGGTCGCGCAGGAGGCGCGCGCCGACCTCCGGCCGGCCCTCGGCGCCGGCGGCCGCCATCTCGCGGCCGACCCGGTCGGCGTCGGGGTGCCCGACCACCTCGCCGCTCCCGTCGCCGACCGGCGTCACGCTCATCGCGTAGGCCCAGTTGTTCATCCAACCGATGGCCCAGCGGCGGTCCGTGGTCGCCACGCCGTCGGCGTCGTGCACCGGCCAGCTGACCGCCGCGTACCAGTCGAAGCCGAAGTCGAGCCAGCGCGGCTCCCGGTCGACCGGCACGAACCGGTCGCCCTCGATGTCGCCGACCCAGTAGGCGTACGTGCCGGGGCGGTCGGCCCGGGAGGGGTCGGAGCGCTGCGGGCTCGCCGCGAGCACCCAGTGCGAGGTGCCGTCGTCGGCCGTCATGCGGAACAGGTCGGGGCACTCGAGCATCCCGATCCGGTCCTCGTGGAACCGGCTCACCTCGGTCCAGGTCCGCAGGTCGTCGGAGGCGTAGAAGCCCAGGTCCGTGTCCTCGGCGAGCACCATGATCCAGCGGCCGTCGACCCGCTCGATCTTCGGGTCGCGGAAGTGCTCCCACCCGCGGTTCGCGAGCACGGGGGTGTCGGAGAGGTTGGTGAACGTCTCGCCCCCGTCGGTGGAGTACCAGAGGAACTGCGCCTGGCCGTTCTGGCCGCTGGCCCGGTCCACCTGCGTCACGAGGGCGACGACGGCGCCGGGACCGAACCCGGCGGTGTCCTCCTCGTCGACCACGAGGCATCCCGACCAGAGGTCGCGGTTGGGCTGGGACCACTTGTCCATCGGGACGCCGTGGTCACGGAAGCGCATGCCGTCGGTCGTGGAGACCCGGCGCCAGGAGGTACCGGTCGGCAGCGGGTAGTCGGCGTTGTAGAGGTAGAAGTACTGGTATGCGCCACCGGTGTGGATGGGGCGCTGCGGATCGTTGAGCCAGTGGTCGGGCACGGTCAGGTGGAAGGCGTGCTGCCAGGCTGCGGGGTTGGTCATGACACTCCGAATCGCGGGGATGGGGGGATGGGGTGGGCGGCGTCAGCGGGGGCGGCGCTGCTCACGCGTCGGGAACGGCGGGAACGGGGCGTGCGGCGGGACCTGGTACCAGTAGGCGACCGAGGCGACATCGTCGCTGCGCTCGAACAGGATGGGCCCGGTCTGGCCGATCTGCTGCAGCGTCACCCGCAGGGAGTCGGAGAAGTGGATCGGGTCCGGCAGGTGCCAGCGGTACAGACCGTGGACGGGCGCCATCGGCGTCGCGTACACCGACTGGCGCGAGGTGTCGGCCACCAGCCGCTGCGGGTAGCCGCAGTACGGGGCGCTGAACGTGAGCACCTCGGGCTCGACCTCGGAGGACAGCCGGTCCTGGAAGGCCCAGGCTCCCCCGGCGTAGTCCTCCGTCCCGGTGCCGCAGATGGTGGGGTGCTCGTCGTCGCCGTCGATGAAGAACTTCACCTCGCCCTCGCCGTACCAGTACCGCTCGAGGCAGGTGATCGACAGGAAGGTGCCGACGTAGGCGCCCGGGCCCCGCACGCCGTCGAGGATCGTGTGGTCGACGCCGAGCGTCGTCGGGTTCTCCCGGCGCCACTGCGCGTGGAACCGGGCGGGGTCGGCCTGGCCGCGCGGGTCGAGCGTGTAGTCGACCTGGAAGAAGAAGCCCTCGACGTCGACCGGGTGCTCGTTCGTCACGGTGATCCGGGCGCGGGAGCCGAACGGCATCGTGAAGTAGCTGTTGAACCCGCCGGACGGCGCCACGACGATCGGCACCGACGTCACGAGCGTGCGCGCGCCGGCCCCGCAGCAGAAGAAGTCGCCGAGCGGGACCTCGACGCTCGGCGTCTCCTCCCCGTCCCAGTACGCCCGCAGCACGAGGTCGCGCAGGACGAAACCGACGGCGTTCGTGTGGTCGGCCGTCGTGAACCACAGGTGGGTGATCGCGCCGGCGCCGTCGATGTCGGCGAGGACGGTCTCCTCACCCCTCGGGAGGGTCAGGCACGGGCGCCCCTTCCGCCCGGGGCCGAGGTCGGAGACGGCGTGGCCGCCGCCCCCCGGGGCTCCGTCGGGGTTCTCGGCGGTGATCGATCGGGACAGCAGACCCGTGCCGACGGGCGGAACGGTGGAGAAGACGGACAAGACGCTCCAGTCAGGTGGTCGGGGGACGGTCGGACGGGCCTCGGGGCCGGCCGGGCGGACGTCAGGCGAGGACGGGCGGGCGGACGAGGAGGTGGCGCAGCTCGGCGCGCGTGCCGTCGGCGACGACGCCGTACCAGCCACGCGGACGGTGGTAGACGCGGCCGCTGAGCGCGACGTCGCCCACGTAGGCCACGACGGCGGAGCCGTCGAGGACGATCCGGAACGGGATCGCTCGACCCGGCTCGATGGCGAGCGGACGGTCCAGCTCCGGGAAGTGGTCGACGTACCAGCTCCGGTAGCCGCCGACGCGGCCGAGCTGGACGACCTGGAGCTCGGCGTCGAGCCGGAGGAAGTACCCGCCCTCGCCGTTCTCGTCGACGTCGAGGAGGATGCCGGCCGAGCCCGTGCTCGACGCGAGGGTCAGCTCGCCCTCGAGGAGCGCCGCGGACGGCAGCCGGCCGAGGACCGCGGTCCGGCGCTCGTACGCCGCGTCGACCACGAGGTCGACGGGGTCGCGCTCCGGCTCGCCGAACCGGTCCGGCAGCGCCAGCGGGGGCCGGACGGCGAGCGTCCCGTCCTCGCGCTGGACGATCTCGTGCACCGTGAGACACCCGCCCCACTGCCAGTCGCCGTCGTCGCGGTCCTCGACCTTGGTCGGGTTCCAGCCGAACAGCAGCCGCGGGCCGCTGCCGTCCTCGGGGCCGGCCGACTTCGCCGCGTAGAACGCGCGGTTGTCGAACTGGTTGTCCCGCGGGGTGATCCAGGGGCCGTCGGGGCTGCGGCTCATGACGTACCGGGTCGCGGTGTGGGTCGTGTACTCGGAGAAGACGAGGTAGTACCAGTCGCCGATCCGGAACAGGTCGGGGCACTCGTGACCGTGGTAGCGCCCGGGGGCATAGTCGCGCACGTGCTCCCAGGTGCGCAGGTCGCTGCTCGTGAGGACGGCCGTGCAGCCGCGCCCCGTCGGCTCGCCGGACCGGGTCCGCGCCGCGACGAGCATCGTGACGTCGCCCGTCAGGGGGTGACGGTAGACGAACGGGTCACGCCAGTCGTGGCGCTCGTACCGGCTCTCGTCGGCGACGAGCTCGAAGTCGGGGTCCTTGGTCCAGTGGTCCAGGTCGGGGCTCGTCGCGTGCAGGACGACCTGCTCCCGCAGCTCGTCGGTGCGGAAGAGCGGGTTGATCCCGGTGAAGTAGATGTGGTGCAGGCCGTCGTCGTCGGTGAACACCGAGCCCGTCCCGACGCCCGGGTCCTGGTCGGCGTCACCGCCCTTGGGGATGGCCTCGCCGTGGTCGACGAACGTGACGCCGTCCAGCGTCGAGACGTGGTGCCACGGGCTCCCCCAGCCGTGGGAGTCGGTGTCGCGGTAGTTGCGCAGGTAGTACAGGTGGTAGCGGCCGTCGTAGTAGTAGGGGATGCAGTCCCCGACGACGCCGAACTCCGGCTTGTAGAAGATCTCCACGGTTCTCCGATCGACGGGTCAGCGCGAGTACGGGTCGGCCGCGTCGCGCAGCCCGTCGCCGACGAAGTTGAACAGGACGACGGCATAGACGAGCACGACGGCCGGCAGCAGGAGCCACGGGTAGTTCGCGACGACGGTGACGTCCTGCGCCTGCTGCAGCAGCGTCCCCCAGCTCACGTCGGGCGGCGTGATGCCGAGGCCGAGGAAGCTGAGCGTCGTCTCGCCGAGGATCATCCCGGGGATCGCGAGCGTGACGTGGACGATGAGGAAGCTCGTGACGCCCGGCAGGAGGTGGCGGCCGATGATCTTGCTGTGGCTGGCCGAGGAGATCCGCGCCGCGGTGACGTAGTCCTCCTCGCGCAGGGACATGAGCTTGCCGCGCACGACGCGGGCGAGGTTGGTCCAGCCGACGAGGGAGAGGATGACGGTGATCGCTAGATAGGTCTGGATGCCGCTCCACGACCGGGGGATCGCCGCGGACAGGGCCATCCACAGCGGGATCAGCGGGATCGAGATGATGAAGTCGATGATGCGCTGGATGACCGAGTCGATCCGGCCGCCGAAGTAGCCGGAGATGCCCCCGAGCACGACGCCGAGGACGAAGCTGATCCCGACCCCGGCGAGGCCGACGAACAGCGACACCCGCGAGGCGACGACGATCCGGGAGAACAGGTCGCGGCCGAGGTTGTCGGCCCCGAAGAGCAGGACGGGCTGGGCCCCCTCCGGCGTCCCGAACAGCACGCGGTCGGCCGGGATGAGCCCGAGGACCTTGTACGGCGTGGTCTTCACGAAGAGCTGGACCGGGATGCGCTCGGCGTCCTCGGGGATGACGGTCTCGTACCGGAACGTGTCGGGGTCGAGCGCCGTCTCGGTCTCGTAGATGAACGGCAGGTGCCAGCCGCCGTCCCGGTCGACGATGCGGACGAGGGTCGGCGGGGAGTACTGCTGCTCGGGGAACTGCTGCTGGACCCGGTACGGCGCGACGACGTCGGCGAACAGCGCGATCACGTACAGCAGGACGAGGAGGGCGAGCGCGATCGGCGCCAGCTTGTGCTTGCGGAACCGGTGCCAGACGAGCTTGCCCTGGGAGGCGTCGCGCAGTCGCTCCTGCGTGCGACGGGCCCGTGCCCCGCGCCGGGACCGCAGCTGCTTGAGCCGCTCCTGCCCCCGCTCGCGGACGTAGTGCTCCTCGGTCTCGACGGGTCGTTCTTCTACGACGGTCATGGCTGTCTCCTCGCCGCGCTAGGAGTATCGGATGCGGGGGTCGATGGCCGCGAGCAGGATGTCCGAGAGCAGGGTCCCGACGATCGTGAGCGCGCTCAGGATGAGGACGATCGCCCCCGTCAGGTACATGTCCTGCGACAGGATCGACTCGAGCAGGACGGGTCCCGTGGTGGGCAGGTTGAGCACCTTCGACACGACGACCTCGCCGCCGACCATCGCCGGGAGCATCCAGCCGATGGTCGAGACCAGGGGGTTGATCGCGATCCGGACGGGGTACTTGAGGATCACCCTGTGCTCCGGGAGGCCCTTCGCCCGGGCCGTCGTGACGTACAGCTTCTTCAGCTCGTCCAGGAGCGAGGAGCGCAGCACGCGGATGGTGCCGGCCGCACCGGTGATGGCGAGGACGGCGATCGGCAGCCACGTGTTCTTCAGCAGGTCGAGGAACTTGGCGACCGACCACGGGGCGTTGCGGAACTCCGGCGAGTAGAGCCCCGTGATGAGGAAGCCCGTGTTGTCGAAGATGAGGTACATCGACACGAGCGCGAGCAGGAACGGCGGGACGGCGACGCCGACGAAGCTGAGGAACGTGACGAGGTGGTCGCCGAAGGAGTACTTCTTCAGCGCCGAGTAGATCCCGACCGGGATCGCGATGACCCACGTCACGAGCATCGAGACGAGGGCGAGCGCGATCGTGCGGGGGATCCGCTCCGCGAGGACCGCGGCAACCGGCCTGTCGTACAGGAAGGAGTTGCCGAAGTCCCCGCGGAGCAGGTTGGACATCCAGAGCCAGTACTGGGCGATCAGCGGCCGGTCGAGCCCGTAGCGGGCACGGAGCGCGTCGAT includes:
- a CDS encoding glycoside hydrolase family 172 protein, which translates into the protein MSVFSTVPPVGTGLLSRSITAENPDGAPGGGGHAVSDLGPGRKGRPCLTLPRGEETVLADIDGAGAITHLWFTTADHTNAVGFVLRDLVLRAYWDGEETPSVEVPLGDFFCCGAGARTLVTSVPIVVAPSGGFNSYFTMPFGSRARITVTNEHPVDVEGFFFQVDYTLDPRGQADPARFHAQWRRENPTTLGVDHTILDGVRGPGAYVGTFLSITCLERYWYGEGEVKFFIDGDDEHPTICGTGTEDYAGGAWAFQDRLSSEVEPEVLTFSAPYCGYPQRLVADTSRQSVYATPMAPVHGLYRWHLPDPIHFSDSLRVTLQQIGQTGPILFERSDDVASVAYWYQVPPHAPFPPFPTREQRRPR
- a CDS encoding glycoside hydrolase family 32 protein gives rise to the protein MEIFYKPEFGVVGDCIPYYYDGRYHLYYLRNYRDTDSHGWGSPWHHVSTLDGVTFVDHGEAIPKGGDADQDPGVGTGSVFTDDDGLHHIYFTGINPLFRTDELREQVVLHATSPDLDHWTKDPDFELVADESRYERHDWRDPFVYRHPLTGDVTMLVAARTRSGEPTGRGCTAVLTSSDLRTWEHVRDYAPGRYHGHECPDLFRIGDWYYLVFSEYTTHTATRYVMSRSPDGPWITPRDNQFDNRAFYAAKSAGPEDGSGPRLLFGWNPTKVEDRDDGDWQWGGCLTVHEIVQREDGTLAVRPPLALPDRFGEPERDPVDLVVDAAYERRTAVLGRLPSAALLEGELTLASSTGSAGILLDVDENGEGGYFLRLDAELQVVQLGRVGGYRSWYVDHFPELDRPLAIEPGRAIPFRIVLDGSAVVAYVGDVALSGRVYHRPRGWYGVVADGTRAELRHLLVRPPVLA
- a CDS encoding ABC transporter permease produces the protein MTVVEERPVETEEHYVRERGQERLKQLRSRRGARARRTQERLRDASQGKLVWHRFRKHKLAPIALALLVLLYVIALFADVVAPYRVQQQFPEQQYSPPTLVRIVDRDGGWHLPFIYETETALDPDTFRYETVIPEDAERIPVQLFVKTTPYKVLGLIPADRVLFGTPEGAQPVLLFGADNLGRDLFSRIVVASRVSLFVGLAGVGISFVLGVVLGGISGYFGGRIDSVIQRIIDFIISIPLIPLWMALSAAIPRSWSGIQTYLAITVILSLVGWTNLARVVRGKLMSLREEDYVTAARISSASHSKIIGRHLLPGVTSFLIVHVTLAIPGMILGETTLSFLGLGITPPDVSWGTLLQQAQDVTVVANYPWLLLPAVVLVYAVVLFNFVGDGLRDAADPYSR
- a CDS encoding ABC transporter permease, with the protein product MTQFVIRRLLLLIPFLFLISVVAFVIIQLPPGDFVDTYIRNLEMQGGTVNQAQIDALRARYGLDRPLIAQYWLWMSNLLRGDFGNSFLYDRPVAAVLAERIPRTIALALVSMLVTWVIAIPVGIYSALKKYSFGDHLVTFLSFVGVAVPPFLLALVSMYLIFDNTGFLITGLYSPEFRNAPWSVAKFLDLLKNTWLPIAVLAITGAAGTIRVLRSSLLDELKKLYVTTARAKGLPEHRVILKYPVRIAINPLVSTIGWMLPAMVGGEVVVSKVLNLPTTGPVLLESILSQDMYLTGAIVLILSALTIVGTLLSDILLAAIDPRIRYS